In Zalophus californianus isolate mZalCal1 chromosome 17, mZalCal1.pri.v2, whole genome shotgun sequence, one DNA window encodes the following:
- the LOC113936558 gene encoding carcinoembryonic antigen-related cell adhesion molecule 1-like, with protein MEPPSAPPRRGRVPWQELLLAVSLLTFWNPPTTAQVTVESVPPNVAEGKDVLLRVNSLPGDLVGLSWFKGKSIAPRRQIVSYVVDTQVIIPGPAHSGRETIYPNGSLLFQNVTLNDTGYYTLQTVKRNVQVEQVTGQLRVFPGLPKPNITSNNSDPVENVDSVVLTCGPQTQSASYLWSVNNKSLPASTRLELSLDNRTLTIRHVTRNDTGPYECEIRNPGSAGHSDPFTLNVLYGPDAPTISPSDSYHRSGANLSLSCHAASNPPAQYSWFINGKPQPFTQKLFIPNITANDGGSYTCLAYNSGTRLNKTTVKTITVSEPISKPSLHASNTTVTEDKDSVVLTCSTKNAGVSIHWFFNGQSLKLTERMKLSQDNRTLTIDPVRREDAGTYQCEVSSWVSSSKSDPIRLDVSYERSTTGLPVGSLIGIAVGVLVGLAL; from the exons ATGGAgcccccctcggcccctccccgaCGAGGACGCGTCCCCTGGCAGGAGCTCCTGCTGGCAG TCTCACTCTTAACCTTCTGGAACCCGCCCACCACTGCCCAAGTCACTGTGGAATCGGTGCCGCCCAATGTTGCCGAAGGGAAGGATGTTCTTCTGCGAGTCAACAGTCTGCCTGGGGATCTTGTAGGTCTTAGCTGGTTCAAAGGGAAAAGTATAGCGCCCAGGCGTCAAATTGTATCATATGTAGTAGATACACAAGTAATTATCCCAGGGCCCGCACACAGCGGCAGAGAGACAATATACCCCAACGGATCCCTGCTGTTCCAGAATGTCACCCTGAATGACACAGGGTACTACACCCTACAAACCGTGAAGAGAAATGTTCAAGTTGAACAAGTAACAGGACAGCTGCGCGTATTCC CAGGGTTACCCAAACCCAACATCACAAGCAACAACTCCGACCCTGTGGAGAATGTGGATTCTGTTGTATTAACGTGTGGACCTCAGACTCAGAGCGCAAGCTACCTGTGGTCAGTAAACAATAAGAGCCTCCCGGCCAGCACCAGGTTAGAGCTCTCCCTGGACAACAGGACTCTCACTATACGCCATGTCACAAGGAATGACACAGGACCCTATGAGTGTGAAATTCGGAACCCAGGGAGTGCCGGTCATAGTGACCCATTCACCCTGAATGTTCTCT ATGGCCCAGATGCCCCCACCATTTCCCCCTCAGACTCCTATCACCGTTCAGGGGCCAACCTCAGTCTCTCCTGCCACGCAGCCTCTAACCCGCCTGCACAGTATTCTTGGTTTATCAATGGGAAACCCCAGCCGTTCACACAGAAGCTCTTTATCCCCAACATCACTGCGAATGATGGTGGATCTTATACCTGCCTCGCCTATAACTCTGGCACTCGCCTCAATAAGACCACAGTCAAGACTATCACAGTCTCTG AGCCAATATCCAAGCCCTCTCTCCATGCCAGCAACACCACAGTCACAGAAGATAAGGACTCTGTGGTCCTGACCTGCTCCACAAAAAACGCTGGGGTCTCCATCCACTGGTTCTTCAATGGCCAGAGTCTAAAGCTCACAGAAAGGATGAAGCTGTCCCAGGACAACAGGACCCTCACCATAGACCCTGTCAGGAGGGAGGATGCCGGGACTTACCAGTGTGAGGTCTCCAGCTGGGTCAGTTCCAGCAAAAGTGACCCCATCAGGCTGGATGTGAGCT atgAAAGAAGCACCACAGGCCTCCCTGTGGGGTCCCTCATTGGCATTGCAGTCGGGGTCCTGGTCGGACTGGCACTGTAG